In a genomic window of Candidatus Fusobacterium pullicola:
- a CDS encoding carbamoyl phosphate synthase small subunit, giving the protein MKGKLILENGMSFEGKIFGELGESVGELVFNTGMTGYQELLTDPSYCGQIVVMTYPMIGNYGINLEDMESSKIHLKGFVIKEDAKLPNNFRCEMTLDGFLRQNNVVAFKGVDTRQLTKIIREEGAMRAIITADDLTEKEIWERFNAFSNKEAVSQVSTKEIYEIPGEGKRIGVMDFGIKRNILRSFSKRGCHLVVFPWNTKAEEIMKYDLDGLFLSNGPGDPADLTDVINEIKKMIGKLPIVAICLGHQLLSWALGGTTTKLKYGHRGCNHPVKDLLKNKIFITSQNHGYVVDRVPEAMEVTHINLNDNSIEGMRSKELRIMCVQYHPEAWPGPSDSDYLFDDFLDVIEGK; this is encoded by the coding sequence GTGAAAGGAAAACTTATTCTTGAAAATGGTATGAGTTTTGAAGGGAAAATTTTTGGTGAGTTAGGAGAGAGTGTTGGAGAACTAGTATTCAATACAGGAATGACTGGTTATCAAGAGCTTTTAACAGACCCATCATACTGTGGACAAATCGTAGTAATGACATACCCAATGATAGGAAACTATGGAATTAACTTAGAGGATATGGAGTCTAGTAAAATTCATTTAAAAGGGTTTGTAATTAAAGAAGATGCTAAACTTCCTAATAACTTTAGATGTGAAATGACATTAGATGGATTTTTAAGACAAAATAATGTAGTAGCTTTTAAAGGTGTAGATACAAGACAACTTACTAAAATAATCAGAGAAGAGGGAGCAATGAGAGCTATAATCACTGCTGACGATTTAACTGAGAAAGAGATTTGGGAGCGTTTTAACGCATTTAGCAATAAAGAAGCTGTAAGCCAAGTAAGTACAAAAGAGATTTATGAAATTCCAGGAGAGGGAAAAAGAATAGGAGTAATGGACTTTGGAATTAAGAGAAATATCTTAAGAAGTTTCTCAAAAAGAGGTTGTCACTTAGTAGTTTTCCCATGGAATACAAAGGCTGAAGAGATAATGAAATATGATTTAGATGGATTATTCCTTTCTAATGGACCTGGAGACCCTGCTGATTTAACAGATGTAATCAATGAAATCAAAAAAATGATAGGAAAACTTCCAATTGTTGCTATCTGTTTAGGACATCAATTATTATCTTGGGCATTAGGTGGAACTACAACAAAATTAAAATATGGACATAGAGGATGTAACCACCCAGTTAAAGATTTATTGAAGAATAAAATTTTTATAACTTCTCAAAACCACGGATATGTTGTTGATAGAGTACCTGAGGCTATGGAAGTAACTCATATCAACTTAAATGATAACTCTATCGAAGGAATGAGAAGTAAAGAGTTAAGAATTATGTGTGTACAATATCACCCAGAGGCTTGGCCAGGACCATCAGACTCTGACTATTTATTCGATGATTTCTTAGATGTAATCGAAGGAAAATAA